The Thermus albus genome includes the window GGGCCTTCCACCACCACCAGGCCGTTGATCTCTCCGATCCGCATCCCCTGGACCTCCAGGGCCACCACCCCCTCCTCCAGGTCCTTGAGGTAGAGCTCCTCCTCGAGGCCAAACCGCTCTTCCCGGGTCCGGATGGCTTCCTCCACCGCTGGGCGGTCCAGGGGACGGCGGAAGGCCTGGGCTTCCTGGGCCAGGTCCAAAAGGCGGTAAAGCCGGGCATCCAGCCTCTCCTTGTGCCCCGCCCAGCGCCGGGCCTCGTCGGCCAGGGCGGAGAGACCCTCGGGGGTCAGGGCCACCCCTTGGGCCTCTAAAAATCCCCCCAGGTAGGCCACGTTCTCCTCCGTATAGGGGATCTCCGGGCTGAACTCCACACGGAAGGGGAAGAGCTCCAAAAACTCCTCGTCTTCCTCCAAAAAGGCCATCACCTCAGGGGGGCCCACCAAAAACACCTGGGCCTTGAGGGGGGCGGGCTTGAGGCGGGGGCCCTTGACCTCGGGCCTGGGGGCTAAGGGTTCCACCTCCTTGGTGGCCAGGGCCCGCTTCAAAAGGGTATAGCTCCCCAGCTCCCACACCCGGTGGGCCTCGAGGACCAACACCCCCCCCGTGGCCCGGTGCAGAGCTCCGGGGCGCAAAAGCCCCAGGTGGGTGGAGAGGTGGCCCTCTTGCATCTCGTACTCCAGGTGGCCGAAAAGCCTTTCCGGACTGGGGTTAGGCTCGTAGACCACCCGGCTTCCCCCCTCCACCAGAAGGCGGGGTAGGAGCCTTTCTAGGGCCGGGGTTTCCTCGAGGGCCGCCGCCCGCAGGAGGGTTTCCGTGATCCAGTCCAGGTACCGTCCCGCCTGGGGAAAGCGCCCTTTCAACTCCAGGGCCTTGGGCAGGAGGAAGCGCTCGGCAAAACCCCGCCTCAAGGCGGCCACCTCCGCCTCCGCCCGTTGCCGCACGTCCACGTAGGCCAAGACGGTTTCCTCCAGCTTGGCGGAAAGCTCCGGGGGCAAGGGACCCTTGCCCGAAAGCCTCAGGCCTTCTTCGCCTTCCAAAAGGGCAAACCCATAACCCTCCGCCTCCTGGGCCAGGGCCTTCAGGAGGGCCTCGGCCTCCTTCTCGTAGCGGGCCTCCACCAGGCTTTTGGCGTAGAGGAAGCCCTTTTCCCGGAAGAGGGCGGGAGTGAACTCGGAAAGGAGGGCCTCCACCCCTTCCACCAGAGCCCGGCCCTGGCCCTCCGGGAGGAGAAGGGGAAAGGCCTCCTCCCCCAAGGGCAGGTAGACCAGTTCTTCCTTGGGAAAGGTGCGCTCTTCCAAGAGGGCGAGGAGGCGTTTCCTTTTGCCTAGACCGCTTGGCCCCACCAAATAGCCGTGCCCCCCCTGGCGGAAGGCGGCCTCGAGGGCCTTTAGAGCCCGCTCCTGGCCGAAGAAGAGGGGCGCAGGCTTAGGATGTATGGGCGGGGTGAACCAGCGCAAGGGGAAGACCCGCATCGGGCTTCACTATACCCGGACGTTTGCCCCCGGGCTTTGGGGTAAACTGGCGGGCAAAGGAGGGATTCCATGGTGAAGGTGGAGGTTTTGGGGATGATCCTGGCGGGGGGGCAGGGAAGCCGCCTTTATCCCCTTACCGCCAAGCGGGCCAAGCCGGCGGTGCCCTTCGGGGCCAAGTACCGCATTATTGATTTCGTTCTTAATAACTTCGTGAACTCCGGGATCTACTCCATCTACGTGCTCACCCAGTTCAAGGCCCAGTCCCTCACCGAACACATCCAGCGCTACTGGCGCTTCGGGGCTTTTTTGGAGGACCACTTCATCCTTTTGGTGCCTGCCCAGATGTACCGCTATGAGGAGTTGGGCCCCGTGTGGTACCGGGGCACCGCCGACGCCATATACCAAAATCTCCACCTGGTGCATAACCACGCCCCGGAGGCGGTGGCCATCTTCGGGGGGGACCACATCTTCAAGATGAACATCCGCCACATGGTGGAGTACCACTACGAAAAACGCGCCGACATTACCATCGCCGCCTATCCCGTGCCGGTGGGGGAGGCTAGCCGCTTCGGGGTGTTGCAGGTGGACGAGGACTGGCGCATCACCGAGTTCCAGGAGAAGCCCAAAAGCCCCAAGCCCCTACCCAACAAGCCCCACCTGGCCCTGGCCTCCATGGGCAACTACATCTTCCGTACCGAGGCCCTCTTTGAGCTCTTAGAGGCCGATGCCAAGGAGGCCGCCTCCAGCCACGACTTTGGCAAGGATGTGATCCCCAGGGCCCTCAAGGAGGGGTATAGGGTCTTTGCCTATGATTTCCACCGCAACCCCATCCCCGGCCAGGAGGGTCCCAACCTGTACTGGCGGGATGTGGGCACCCTGGACGCCTACTTTGAGGCCAGCATGGACCTGGTCAAGGTCATTCCCGAGTTTGACCTCTTCAACCCCGAATGGCCCCTAAGGACCGCCGACCTCTTCAGCCCCCCTGCCAAGTTCGTGCACGAAACGGGGGAGCGGGTGGGCCGGGCGCTGAACAGCCTTCTGGCCGGGGGCGTCATCGTGAGTGGGGGCACGGTGCGGGAGTCGGTCCTCTTCCGCCGGGTGCGGGTGAACTCCTACAGCCTGGTGGAGCGCTCCGTCCTCTTTGACGACGTGGAGGTGGGCCGCTACTGCAAGATCCGCAACGCCATCATTGACAAGGACGTGAAGATCCCTCCCCATACCGAGATCGGCTATGAACTCGAGGCCGACCGTGGCCGGGGCTTCACCGTGACCCCCGAAGGGGTGGTGGTGGTACCCAAGGGGTACCGCTTCTAGCCATGGAGAAGCATCCGGGTAAGCTTTTCTACCGCCTTACCCGTCTCACCCAGGGGGAGGAGCTTCCCCTAAAGCGAAAGCCCAAGGCCAAGGTCTACGCCAATCCCCTAGAGACCCAGGCCCTGCCCCCCTTCCGGGAGGAAGGCGGCCCTCCCTTGTTCCGGGTCTTGTCCCAGCTTAAGCCTTTCCTGCCCGAGGTGGGCTCGGCCCTGACCCTAAAGGACCTCTCCCAGGTGCTTTACCCCCTGGCGGAGCGCTCGGGAAGGCGGGGTTTTCCCTCCGCGGGGGAGGCTTACCCC containing:
- a CDS encoding AAA family ATPase, with the protein product MRVFPLRWFTPPIHPKPAPLFFGQERALKALEAAFRQGGHGYLVGPSGLGKRKRLLALLEERTFPKEELVYLPLGEEAFPLLLPEGQGRALVEGVEALLSEFTPALFREKGFLYAKSLVEARYEKEAEALLKALAQEAEGYGFALLEGEEGLRLSGKGPLPPELSAKLEETVLAYVDVRQRAEAEVAALRRGFAERFLLPKALELKGRFPQAGRYLDWITETLLRAAALEETPALERLLPRLLVEGGSRVVYEPNPSPERLFGHLEYEMQEGHLSTHLGLLRPGALHRATGGVLVLEAHRVWELGSYTLLKRALATKEVEPLAPRPEVKGPRLKPAPLKAQVFLVGPPEVMAFLEEDEEFLELFPFRVEFSPEIPYTEENVAYLGGFLEAQGVALTPEGLSALADEARRWAGHKERLDARLYRLLDLAQEAQAFRRPLDRPAVEEAIRTREERFGLEEELYLKDLEEGVVALEVQGMRIGEINGLVVVEGPLPQGRPVRITAQAGPGREGILSIDREVGLGGQVFHKAVLTLAGYLRGTYASLGALSATVSLVFEQSYGGIEGDSAGLAELLAVLSAISGLPLRQDLAVTGSLDQTGKVLAVGRVAEKVEGFFRVCQTLGLTGTQGVVLPKANLPHLTLRKEVVEAVEKGRFHLYAVEGVDEAIELIFGRKAYWVHDRVREVLGAFRKMENGEENPP
- the glgC gene encoding glucose-1-phosphate adenylyltransferase, giving the protein MVKVEVLGMILAGGQGSRLYPLTAKRAKPAVPFGAKYRIIDFVLNNFVNSGIYSIYVLTQFKAQSLTEHIQRYWRFGAFLEDHFILLVPAQMYRYEELGPVWYRGTADAIYQNLHLVHNHAPEAVAIFGGDHIFKMNIRHMVEYHYEKRADITIAAYPVPVGEASRFGVLQVDEDWRITEFQEKPKSPKPLPNKPHLALASMGNYIFRTEALFELLEADAKEAASSHDFGKDVIPRALKEGYRVFAYDFHRNPIPGQEGPNLYWRDVGTLDAYFEASMDLVKVIPEFDLFNPEWPLRTADLFSPPAKFVHETGERVGRALNSLLAGGVIVSGGTVRESVLFRRVRVNSYSLVERSVLFDDVEVGRYCKIRNAIIDKDVKIPPHTEIGYELEADRGRGFTVTPEGVVVVPKGYRF